The following are from one region of the Carnobacterium gallinarum DSM 4847 genome:
- a CDS encoding ATP-binding protein, translating to MSYPIKYIENNLVFNQDNECFAYYELIPYNYNFLSDDEKLQVHDNFRQLVAQNLNGKIHALQISTETSIKAIHERSKKEVTGDLKNIAYKKIDEQTEALVDMIGDNQIDYRFFIGFKLLLNEQEVTVKHISQEIMNALQDFLNGVNHKLMGDFVSMSNTEIERFSKMEKLLENKISRRFKIRKLNKNDFGYIIEHIYGQTGTAYEDYEYHLETKKLTKETLVKRYDILKPTRCLIEEKQRYLKIKHEDQVTYVAYFTINSIVGELDFPSSEIFYYQQQQFDFPISTSMNVEIVANKKALSTIRNKKKELKDLDNHAWNSDNETSSNVVDALDSVNELESNLDSNKEAMYKLSYVIRISASSFEELSQRCNEVKDFYDDLSIKLVRPFGDMLGLHGEFIPASKRYINDYIQYVTSDFLASLGFGATQAIGEKEGIYIGYNVDTGQNVYLKPSLASQGVKGSVTNALASAFIGSLGGGKSFSNNMLVYYAVLFGGQAVIVDPKAERGNWKETLPDIAHEINIVNLTSDVKNKGLLDPYVILKDPKDSESLAIDILTFLTGISSRDGDKFPVLRKAIRQVTQRATRGLFLVIDELRKENTTISHHIADHIESFTDYDFAHLLFSDGSVKQSINLEKQLNIIQVADLVLPDAETSFEEYTTMELLSVSMLIVISTFALDFIHSDRSIFKIVDLDEAWSFLQVAQGKTLSMKLVRAGRAMNAGVYFVTQNTDDLLDEKLKNNLGLKFAFRSTDINEIKKTLNFFGIDKEDEENQKRLRNLENGQCLMSDIYGRVGVVQFHPIFEELLHAFDTRPPLRKEED from the coding sequence ATGTCCTACCCGATTAAATATATTGAAAATAATTTAGTGTTTAATCAAGACAATGAATGTTTTGCTTATTATGAATTGATTCCATACAATTATAATTTTTTAAGTGATGATGAAAAACTTCAAGTTCATGATAATTTTCGTCAATTAGTTGCTCAAAATCTTAACGGAAAAATTCACGCTTTACAAATTAGTACTGAAACAAGTATTAAAGCTATCCATGAACGTTCTAAGAAAGAAGTAACTGGTGATTTAAAAAACATTGCCTATAAAAAAATAGATGAACAAACAGAAGCGTTAGTTGATATGATTGGTGACAATCAAATAGACTATCGCTTTTTTATTGGCTTTAAACTTTTATTAAATGAACAGGAAGTTACTGTTAAACATATTAGTCAAGAGATTATGAATGCTTTACAAGATTTTCTTAATGGAGTTAATCATAAATTAATGGGTGATTTTGTTTCTATGAGCAATACAGAAATTGAACGGTTTTCAAAAATGGAAAAACTTTTAGAAAATAAAATTTCCAGACGCTTTAAAATCCGTAAATTAAATAAGAATGATTTTGGCTATATCATTGAACATATTTATGGTCAAACAGGCACCGCATATGAAGACTATGAATATCATTTAGAAACAAAAAAACTAACGAAGGAAACATTGGTAAAGCGGTACGATATTTTAAAACCAACACGATGCTTAATTGAAGAGAAACAAAGATATCTCAAAATCAAGCATGAAGATCAGGTGACATATGTCGCCTACTTCACGATTAACTCTATTGTGGGCGAACTAGATTTTCCATCTAGTGAGATTTTTTATTACCAACAACAACAATTTGATTTTCCTATATCTACTTCAATGAACGTGGAAATAGTTGCCAATAAAAAAGCTTTATCCACAATTCGTAATAAGAAAAAAGAACTTAAAGATTTAGACAATCACGCGTGGAATAGTGACAATGAAACAAGCTCTAATGTAGTAGACGCTTTAGATTCTGTCAATGAATTAGAAAGTAATTTGGACAGTAACAAAGAAGCCATGTATAAATTAAGTTATGTCATTCGTATATCTGCCTCTAGTTTTGAAGAATTGAGTCAACGTTGTAATGAAGTCAAAGATTTTTACGATGATTTATCTATTAAGCTTGTTCGTCCATTTGGGGATATGCTTGGGTTGCATGGTGAATTTATCCCTGCGTCTAAACGTTATATTAATGACTACATTCAGTATGTAACTTCTGATTTTCTAGCTAGTCTTGGATTTGGTGCAACTCAAGCAATTGGGGAAAAAGAAGGTATCTATATTGGCTATAATGTTGACACTGGTCAAAATGTTTATCTAAAACCTAGTTTAGCCAGTCAAGGTGTGAAAGGCTCTGTAACGAATGCTTTAGCATCTGCCTTTATTGGTTCCTTGGGGGGCGGTAAATCTTTTTCTAATAATATGCTTGTTTATTATGCGGTACTTTTTGGTGGGCAAGCAGTTATTGTTGACCCAAAGGCAGAACGTGGAAATTGGAAAGAAACTTTGCCTGATATTGCTCACGAAATTAACATTGTGAACTTAACTAGTGACGTTAAAAACAAAGGGTTACTTGACCCTTATGTCATACTAAAAGACCCTAAAGATTCAGAAAGTTTGGCTATTGACATTTTAACTTTTTTGACAGGTATTTCCTCACGAGATGGGGATAAATTCCCAGTTTTACGTAAAGCGATTAGGCAAGTAACACAACGAGCAACTCGTGGATTATTCTTGGTTATTGATGAATTGCGAAAAGAAAATACAACGATTAGTCACCACATTGCAGACCATATCGAATCATTTACTGATTATGATTTTGCACATCTTTTATTTAGTGATGGCTCCGTTAAACAGTCTATTAACCTAGAAAAACAATTGAATATTATTCAAGTAGCAGATTTGGTACTACCTGATGCAGAAACTAGCTTTGAAGAGTACACAACAATGGAATTGCTCAGTGTTTCTATGTTGATTGTGATTAGTACTTTTGCACTTGATTTTATTCATTCAGACCGTTCTATCTTTAAAATTGTAGATTTAGATGAAGCATGGAGCTTTCTACAAGTTGCTCAAGGTAAGACTCTTTCAATGAAATTAGTTCGTGCAGGGCGAGCAATGAATGCGGGAGTCTATTTTGTTACCCAAAACACTGATGATTTACTAGATGAAAAGCTAAAAAATAATCTAGGTTTGAAATTTGCATTTCGTTCTACCGATATTAACGAAATTAAGAAAACTCTTAATTTTTTTGGTATTGATAAAGAAGACGAAGAAAATCAAAAGCGATTACGAAATTTAGAAAATGGACAATGCTTAATGTCGGATATTTATGGAAGAGTTGGCGTTGTACAATTTCATCCTATTTTTGAAGAACTCTTGCATGCGTTTGATACTAGACCACCACTAAGAAAAGAGGAGGATTAA